A window of Cryptomeria japonica chromosome 3, Sugi_1.0, whole genome shotgun sequence contains these coding sequences:
- the LOC131033303 gene encoding protein IQ-DOMAIN 4 isoform X2 codes for MNWRDKNGGAAAHLCAAKYSSASFRYTHATDVMKGKDDGLHIFKKRFWSSFLKRLFCAKPKSIKKNEGEEKQGCGFGSCGLGNSRSHEVHTHVFSYSKENTRVETTLRESRDKKNDHDKEVVVGEHEQNKHASAVEPVVKETLGKSEEERNELQKQLVEVEDKQTKQASAVQTVASAAAKAAAAAAMIACLKGSGYSSRQQESAAIKIQSVFRGYLARRRLLSLRGQMRLHILVNEQSVKQQAMNALRCGQLFVKINSQTHFRRMRMVEQNQARQCYLKQKHQKYLKSKEFDNEAVHQEEWDNSVFSKEEIQARLQNKIEAAIKRERTLAYAFCHQMWRNYPNAVQTMLMEIDLDKPHWGWSWLERWMETRPWDNHNTVEKAYSLMKLHIGLKKPTSEIDSVGSSSMPLQSNDMSSGLKILNSEMANGDIFSNSSMLSNVSSRSKKFDSEMVNAVISSNPSMLSNMSLSLKNLNSETGNGFTSSKPSELSNISSRLKKTNSDIDNFIISSNRSMLNDDKTYSVMKVQSMEQNREQTLHIELEEPNSEVVNVVSSSIPSKLSNISSTEDDIKNNHSILVSERTGNGSHHTLACTSVIKNDESLISSFQTPNYMASTKSTNAKVRSQNTPKQRLLFSSTSKETSFPYRSPSTTITLCSEALESGQISRKLCLGPLKSENHSSSSRDLSTESKSFLLTWGGRKSNR; via the exons ATGAACTGGAGGGATAAAAATGGAGGTGCTGCTGCACATTTGTGTGCTGCAAAGTACTCTTCAGCTTCTTTCCGATACACCCACGCCACAG ACGTGATGAAAGGAAAAGATGATGGCTTGCACATTTTTAAGAAGAGATTTTGGTCCAGCTTCTTGAAGAGATTGTTTTGCGCTAAGCCAAAATCCATAAAA AAAAATGAGGGGGAGGAGAAACAGGGTTGTGGTTTTGGTAGTTGTGGTCTTGGTAACTCCAGAAGTCACGAAGTCCATACTCATGTCTTTTCGTATTCAAAGGAAAACACTAGAGTAGAGACCACACTAAGGGAATCCAGAGACAAGAAAAATGATCATGATAAAGAAGTGGTTGTGGGTGAGCATGAACAAAATAAGCACGCATCAGCAGTGGAACCTGTGGTTAAAGAAACATTGGGGAAATCTGAAGAGGAGCGAAATGAGCTTCAGAAACAACTGGTTGAGGTTGAAGATAAACAAACTAAGCAGGCATCGGCAGTGCAAACTGTAGCATCTGCCGCAGCAAAGGCTGCTGCGGCAGCTGCCATGATTGCATGCCTCAAAGGGTCTGGTTACTCAAGTCGCCAACAAGAAAGTGCAGCAATCAAAATTCAGAGTGTGTTTCGGGGCTATCTG GCCAGGAGAAGATTACTTTCTCTGAGAGGTCAAATGAGGCTGCATATACTGGTTAATGAACAGAGTGTGAAACAGCAAGCAATGAACGCTTTGCGCTGCGGACAATTGTTTGTTAAAATCAACTCTCAAACTCACTTTAGGAGGATGCGAATGGTTGAGCAAAATCAAGCCCGTCAATGCTACCTtaagcaaaaacatcaaaaatacctcAAGAGCAAGGAATTCGAT AATGAAGCTGTGCATCAAGAGGAATGGGATAACAGCGTGTTCTCCAAGGAAGAAATTCAGGCTAGATTGCAGAACAAAATAGAAGCTGCTATTAAGCGGGAAAGGACACTGGCATATGCATTTTGTCACCAG ATGTGGAGAAATTATCCAAATGCAGTCCAAACTATGTTGATGGAAATTGATCTAGACAAGCCTCATTGGGGTTGGAGTTGGTTAGAACGCTGGATGGAAACTAGGCCTTGGGACAACCACAACACTGTTGAGAAGGCATACTCGCTCATGAAACTACATATAGGGTTGAAAAAGCCTACTTCAGAGATTGACAGTGTTGGTTCCTCATCAATGCCATTACAGTCAAATGATATGTCCTCAGGGTTGAAAATACTTAATTCAGAAATGGCCAATGGTGATATCTTTTCAAACTCATCCATGTTGAGCAATGTATCATCAAGGTCCAAAAAATTCGATTCAGAAATGGTGAATGCTGTCATCTCTTCAAACCCATCCATGTTGAGTaatatgtcattgtcattgaaAAATCTTAACTCAGAAACGGGCAATGGTTTTACCTCTTCCAAACCATCCGAGTTGAGTAATATTTCCTCAAGATTGAAAAAGACAAATTCAGATATTGACAATTTTATAATCTCTTCAAACCGCTCCATGTTGAATGATGACAAGACATATTCAGTCATGAAAGTGCAATCTATGGAACAGAACAGAGAGCAAACTTTGCATATAGAGTTGGAAGAACCTAATTCAGAAGTGGTCAATGTTGTTAGCTCTTCAATACCTTCCAAGTTGAGTAATATATCTTCAACGGAGGATGATATAAAGAATAATCACAGTATTTTGGTATCAGAAAGAACTGGAAACGGATCTCATCACACTTTAGCTTGTACTTCTGTtataaaaaatgatgaaagctTGATAAGCTCCTTTCAAACTCCCAACTACATGGCCTCCACAAAGTCCACCAACGCAAAGGTTAGATCACAAAACACTCCAAAGCAGAGGTTGTTGTTCTCTTCTACTTCAAAAGAAACCAGTTTTCCTTATAGAAGTCCTAGCACCACTATCACACTCTGTTCAGAAGCATTGGAATCAGGCCAAATTAGTAGGAAACTGTGCTTGGGACCACTGAAATCAGAGAATCATAGTAGCTCATCCAGAGACCTTAGTACTGAATCAAAGAGTTTCTTACTGACTTGGGGTGGGAGAAAATCTAATAGATGA
- the LOC131033303 gene encoding protein IQ-DOMAIN 5 isoform X3, translating into MKGKDDGLHIFKKRFWSSFLKRLFCAKPKSIKKNEGEEKQGCGFGSCGLGNSRSHEVHTHVFSYSKENTRVETTLRESRDKKNDHDKEVVVGEHEQNKHASAVEPVVKETLGKSEEERNELQKQLVEVEDKQTKQASAVQTVASAAAKAAAAAAMIACLKGSGYSSRQQESAAIKIQSVFRGYLARRRLLSLRGQMRLHILVNEQSVKQQAMNALRCGQLFVKINSQTHFRRMRMVEQNQARQCYLKQKHQKYLKSKEFDNEAVHQEEWDNSVFSKEEIQARLQNKIEAAIKRERTLAYAFCHQMWRNYPNAVQTMLMEIDLDKPHWGWSWLERWMETRPWDNHNTVEKAYSLMKLHIGLKKPTSEIDSVGSSSMPLQSNDMSSGLKILNSEMANGDIFSNSSMLSNVSSRSKKFDSEMVNAVISSNPSMLSNMSLSLKNLNSETGNGFTSSKPSELSNISSRLKKTNSDIDNFIISSNRSMLNDDKTYSVMKVQSMEQNREQTLHIELEEPNSEVVNVVSSSIPSKLSNISSTEDDIKNNHSILVSERTGNGSHHTLACTSVIKNDESLISSFQTPNYMASTKSTNAKVRSQNTPKQRLLFSSTSKETSFPYRSPSTTITLCSEALESGQISRKLCLGPLKSENHSSSSRDLSTESKSFLLTWGGRKSNR; encoded by the exons ATGAAAGGAAAAGATGATGGCTTGCACATTTTTAAGAAGAGATTTTGGTCCAGCTTCTTGAAGAGATTGTTTTGCGCTAAGCCAAAATCCATAAAA AAAAATGAGGGGGAGGAGAAACAGGGTTGTGGTTTTGGTAGTTGTGGTCTTGGTAACTCCAGAAGTCACGAAGTCCATACTCATGTCTTTTCGTATTCAAAGGAAAACACTAGAGTAGAGACCACACTAAGGGAATCCAGAGACAAGAAAAATGATCATGATAAAGAAGTGGTTGTGGGTGAGCATGAACAAAATAAGCACGCATCAGCAGTGGAACCTGTGGTTAAAGAAACATTGGGGAAATCTGAAGAGGAGCGAAATGAGCTTCAGAAACAACTGGTTGAGGTTGAAGATAAACAAACTAAGCAGGCATCGGCAGTGCAAACTGTAGCATCTGCCGCAGCAAAGGCTGCTGCGGCAGCTGCCATGATTGCATGCCTCAAAGGGTCTGGTTACTCAAGTCGCCAACAAGAAAGTGCAGCAATCAAAATTCAGAGTGTGTTTCGGGGCTATCTG GCCAGGAGAAGATTACTTTCTCTGAGAGGTCAAATGAGGCTGCATATACTGGTTAATGAACAGAGTGTGAAACAGCAAGCAATGAACGCTTTGCGCTGCGGACAATTGTTTGTTAAAATCAACTCTCAAACTCACTTTAGGAGGATGCGAATGGTTGAGCAAAATCAAGCCCGTCAATGCTACCTtaagcaaaaacatcaaaaatacctcAAGAGCAAGGAATTCGAT AATGAAGCTGTGCATCAAGAGGAATGGGATAACAGCGTGTTCTCCAAGGAAGAAATTCAGGCTAGATTGCAGAACAAAATAGAAGCTGCTATTAAGCGGGAAAGGACACTGGCATATGCATTTTGTCACCAG ATGTGGAGAAATTATCCAAATGCAGTCCAAACTATGTTGATGGAAATTGATCTAGACAAGCCTCATTGGGGTTGGAGTTGGTTAGAACGCTGGATGGAAACTAGGCCTTGGGACAACCACAACACTGTTGAGAAGGCATACTCGCTCATGAAACTACATATAGGGTTGAAAAAGCCTACTTCAGAGATTGACAGTGTTGGTTCCTCATCAATGCCATTACAGTCAAATGATATGTCCTCAGGGTTGAAAATACTTAATTCAGAAATGGCCAATGGTGATATCTTTTCAAACTCATCCATGTTGAGCAATGTATCATCAAGGTCCAAAAAATTCGATTCAGAAATGGTGAATGCTGTCATCTCTTCAAACCCATCCATGTTGAGTaatatgtcattgtcattgaaAAATCTTAACTCAGAAACGGGCAATGGTTTTACCTCTTCCAAACCATCCGAGTTGAGTAATATTTCCTCAAGATTGAAAAAGACAAATTCAGATATTGACAATTTTATAATCTCTTCAAACCGCTCCATGTTGAATGATGACAAGACATATTCAGTCATGAAAGTGCAATCTATGGAACAGAACAGAGAGCAAACTTTGCATATAGAGTTGGAAGAACCTAATTCAGAAGTGGTCAATGTTGTTAGCTCTTCAATACCTTCCAAGTTGAGTAATATATCTTCAACGGAGGATGATATAAAGAATAATCACAGTATTTTGGTATCAGAAAGAACTGGAAACGGATCTCATCACACTTTAGCTTGTACTTCTGTtataaaaaatgatgaaagctTGATAAGCTCCTTTCAAACTCCCAACTACATGGCCTCCACAAAGTCCACCAACGCAAAGGTTAGATCACAAAACACTCCAAAGCAGAGGTTGTTGTTCTCTTCTACTTCAAAAGAAACCAGTTTTCCTTATAGAAGTCCTAGCACCACTATCACACTCTGTTCAGAAGCATTGGAATCAGGCCAAATTAGTAGGAAACTGTGCTTGGGACCACTGAAATCAGAGAATCATAGTAGCTCATCCAGAGACCTTAGTACTGAATCAAAGAGTTTCTTACTGACTTGGGGTGGGAGAAAATCTAATAGATGA
- the LOC131033303 gene encoding protein IQ-DOMAIN 32 isoform X1: MTTKHKRGASKVPCQLHALNWTVISQRFYTIENSRFSILGSLYADSKAMLVQYVMKGKDDGLHIFKKRFWSSFLKRLFCAKPKSIKKNEGEEKQGCGFGSCGLGNSRSHEVHTHVFSYSKENTRVETTLRESRDKKNDHDKEVVVGEHEQNKHASAVEPVVKETLGKSEEERNELQKQLVEVEDKQTKQASAVQTVASAAAKAAAAAAMIACLKGSGYSSRQQESAAIKIQSVFRGYLARRRLLSLRGQMRLHILVNEQSVKQQAMNALRCGQLFVKINSQTHFRRMRMVEQNQARQCYLKQKHQKYLKSKEFDNEAVHQEEWDNSVFSKEEIQARLQNKIEAAIKRERTLAYAFCHQMWRNYPNAVQTMLMEIDLDKPHWGWSWLERWMETRPWDNHNTVEKAYSLMKLHIGLKKPTSEIDSVGSSSMPLQSNDMSSGLKILNSEMANGDIFSNSSMLSNVSSRSKKFDSEMVNAVISSNPSMLSNMSLSLKNLNSETGNGFTSSKPSELSNISSRLKKTNSDIDNFIISSNRSMLNDDKTYSVMKVQSMEQNREQTLHIELEEPNSEVVNVVSSSIPSKLSNISSTEDDIKNNHSILVSERTGNGSHHTLACTSVIKNDESLISSFQTPNYMASTKSTNAKVRSQNTPKQRLLFSSTSKETSFPYRSPSTTITLCSEALESGQISRKLCLGPLKSENHSSSSRDLSTESKSFLLTWGGRKSNR; this comes from the exons ATGACAACAAAGCACAAAAGGGGTGCCTCCAAAGTACCATGTCAATTGCATGCCCTTAATTGGACTgtaatttctcaaagattttataCAATTGAGAACAGTCGTTTCTCAATATTAGGTTCATTGTATGCAGATTCCAAGGCAATGCTTGTACAAT ACGTGATGAAAGGAAAAGATGATGGCTTGCACATTTTTAAGAAGAGATTTTGGTCCAGCTTCTTGAAGAGATTGTTTTGCGCTAAGCCAAAATCCATAAAA AAAAATGAGGGGGAGGAGAAACAGGGTTGTGGTTTTGGTAGTTGTGGTCTTGGTAACTCCAGAAGTCACGAAGTCCATACTCATGTCTTTTCGTATTCAAAGGAAAACACTAGAGTAGAGACCACACTAAGGGAATCCAGAGACAAGAAAAATGATCATGATAAAGAAGTGGTTGTGGGTGAGCATGAACAAAATAAGCACGCATCAGCAGTGGAACCTGTGGTTAAAGAAACATTGGGGAAATCTGAAGAGGAGCGAAATGAGCTTCAGAAACAACTGGTTGAGGTTGAAGATAAACAAACTAAGCAGGCATCGGCAGTGCAAACTGTAGCATCTGCCGCAGCAAAGGCTGCTGCGGCAGCTGCCATGATTGCATGCCTCAAAGGGTCTGGTTACTCAAGTCGCCAACAAGAAAGTGCAGCAATCAAAATTCAGAGTGTGTTTCGGGGCTATCTG GCCAGGAGAAGATTACTTTCTCTGAGAGGTCAAATGAGGCTGCATATACTGGTTAATGAACAGAGTGTGAAACAGCAAGCAATGAACGCTTTGCGCTGCGGACAATTGTTTGTTAAAATCAACTCTCAAACTCACTTTAGGAGGATGCGAATGGTTGAGCAAAATCAAGCCCGTCAATGCTACCTtaagcaaaaacatcaaaaatacctcAAGAGCAAGGAATTCGAT AATGAAGCTGTGCATCAAGAGGAATGGGATAACAGCGTGTTCTCCAAGGAAGAAATTCAGGCTAGATTGCAGAACAAAATAGAAGCTGCTATTAAGCGGGAAAGGACACTGGCATATGCATTTTGTCACCAG ATGTGGAGAAATTATCCAAATGCAGTCCAAACTATGTTGATGGAAATTGATCTAGACAAGCCTCATTGGGGTTGGAGTTGGTTAGAACGCTGGATGGAAACTAGGCCTTGGGACAACCACAACACTGTTGAGAAGGCATACTCGCTCATGAAACTACATATAGGGTTGAAAAAGCCTACTTCAGAGATTGACAGTGTTGGTTCCTCATCAATGCCATTACAGTCAAATGATATGTCCTCAGGGTTGAAAATACTTAATTCAGAAATGGCCAATGGTGATATCTTTTCAAACTCATCCATGTTGAGCAATGTATCATCAAGGTCCAAAAAATTCGATTCAGAAATGGTGAATGCTGTCATCTCTTCAAACCCATCCATGTTGAGTaatatgtcattgtcattgaaAAATCTTAACTCAGAAACGGGCAATGGTTTTACCTCTTCCAAACCATCCGAGTTGAGTAATATTTCCTCAAGATTGAAAAAGACAAATTCAGATATTGACAATTTTATAATCTCTTCAAACCGCTCCATGTTGAATGATGACAAGACATATTCAGTCATGAAAGTGCAATCTATGGAACAGAACAGAGAGCAAACTTTGCATATAGAGTTGGAAGAACCTAATTCAGAAGTGGTCAATGTTGTTAGCTCTTCAATACCTTCCAAGTTGAGTAATATATCTTCAACGGAGGATGATATAAAGAATAATCACAGTATTTTGGTATCAGAAAGAACTGGAAACGGATCTCATCACACTTTAGCTTGTACTTCTGTtataaaaaatgatgaaagctTGATAAGCTCCTTTCAAACTCCCAACTACATGGCCTCCACAAAGTCCACCAACGCAAAGGTTAGATCACAAAACACTCCAAAGCAGAGGTTGTTGTTCTCTTCTACTTCAAAAGAAACCAGTTTTCCTTATAGAAGTCCTAGCACCACTATCACACTCTGTTCAGAAGCATTGGAATCAGGCCAAATTAGTAGGAAACTGTGCTTGGGACCACTGAAATCAGAGAATCATAGTAGCTCATCCAGAGACCTTAGTACTGAATCAAAGAGTTTCTTACTGACTTGGGGTGGGAGAAAATCTAATAGATGA